A stretch of Mustela nigripes isolate SB6536 chromosome 6, MUSNIG.SB6536, whole genome shotgun sequence DNA encodes these proteins:
- the RAPGEF3 gene encoding rap guanine nucleotide exchange factor 3 isoform X1 translates to MKVGWPGESRWQVGLAVDDTPSLGAAQVGGLPDVVPEGTLFNMVLKRVHRPRSCSYQLLLEHQRPSRIQGLRWTPLTDSEESLDFSVSLEQASAERVLRAGKQLHRHLLATCPTLIRDRKYHLRLYRQCCSGRELVDGILALGLGVQSRSQAVGICQVLLDEGALYHVKHDWTFQDRDTQFYRFPGPEPETAGVRELEEELVEAVALLSQRGPDALLTVALRKPPGQRTDEELDLIFEELLHIKAVAHLSNSVKRELAAVLLFEPHSKAGTVLFSQGDKGTSWYIIWKGSVNVVTHGKGLVTTLHEGDDFGQLALVNDAPRAATIILREDNCHFLRVDKQDFNRIIKDVEAKTMRLEEHGKVVLVLERASQGAGPSRPPTPGRNRYTVMSGTPEKILELLLEAMRPDSSTHDPTETFLSDFLLTYSVFMPSAQLCAALLHHFHAEPSGGSEQENSTYICNKRQQILRLVSQWMALYGPMLHADPVATSFLQKLSDLVSRDTRLCLLLREQWPERRRHHRLENGCGNASPQMKTRNMPVWLPGQDQPLPSRNCAIRAGDKVPYDICRPDHSVLTLKLPVTASVREVMAALAQEDGWTKGQVLVKVNSAGDAIGLQPEARGVATSLGLNERLFVVNPQEVHELTPHPEQLGPTMGSAEGLDLVSAKDLAGQLTDHDWSLFNSIHQVELIHYVLGPQHLRDVTTANLERFMRRFNELQYWVATELCLCPVPGLRAQLLRKFIKLAAHLKEQKNLNSFFAVMFGLSNSAISRLAHTWERLPHKVRKLYSALERLLDPSWNHRVYRLALTKLSPPIIPFMPLLLKDMTFIHEGNHTLVENLINFEKMRMMARAVRMLQHCRSHSNVPLSPLRSRVSHLHEDSQVARMSTCSEQSLSTRSPASPWAYVQQLKVIDNQRELSRLSRELEP, encoded by the exons ACGCCACTCACCGACAGTGAGGAGTCCCTGGATTTCAGCGTGAGCCTGGAGCAG GCGTCCGCGGAGCGGGTGCTCAGGGCTGGGAAGCAGCTGCATCGACATCTCCTCGCCACCTGCCCGACCCTTATCCGAGACCGGAAGTACCACCTTCGGCTCTATCG GCAATGCTGCTCCGGCCGGGAGCTGGTGGATGGCATTTTGGCCCTGGGCCTTGGGGTCCAATCCCGGAGCCAAGCTGTGGGAATCTGCCAGGTGCTGCTGGATGAAGGTGCCCTTTACCATG TGAAACACGACTGGACCTTCCAGGACCGAGATACCCAATTCTACCGTTTCCCCGGGCCGGAGCCAGAGACCGCAGGTGTccgggagctggaggaggagctggtgGAGGCCGTGGCCCTGCTGTCCCAGCGGGGGCCTGACGCCCTGCTCACTGTGGCACTCCGCAAGCC CCCGGGTCAGCGCACAGACGAGGAGCTGGACCTCATCTTTGAGGAGCTCCTGCACATCAAGGCTGTGGCCCACCTCTCAAACTCG gTAAAGCGGGAATTAGCAGCAGTTCTTCTCTTTGAACCACACAGCAAAGCGGGGACTGTGT TGTTCAGCCAGGGAGACAAGGGCACCTCGTGGTACATTATCTGGAAAGGATCGGTCAATGTGGTGACCCATGGCAAG GGGCTGGTGACCACACTGCACGAGGGAGATGACTTTGGACAGCTGGCACTGGTCAATGATGCACCCCGGGCAGCCACCATCATCCTGAGAGAAGACAACTGTCATTTTCTCCGCGTGGACAAGCAGGACTTCAACCGTATCATCAAG GATGTGGAGGCGAAGACCATGAGGCTAGAAGAACATGGCAAAGTGGTGTTGGTCCTGGAGAGAGCCTCTCAGGGAGCTGGTCCTTCTCGCCCTCCAACCCCAGGCAGGAACCG GTATACTGTGATGTCTGGCACCCCAGAGAAGATCCTAGAACTACTGTTGGAGGCCATGCGACCTGATTCCAGCACTCATGACCCAACAG AGACCTTCCTCAGTGACTTCCTCCTGACCTACAGCGTCTTCATGCCCAGTGCCCAGCTCTGTGCTGCCCTTCTTCACCA CTTCCACGCGGAGCCCTCAGGGGGCAGCGAGCAGGAGAACAGCACCTACATCTGTAACAAGAGGCAGCAGATCCTGCGACTGGTCAGCCAGTGGATGGCCCTCTATGGCCCCATGCTCCACGCGGACCCGGTGGCCACCAGCTTTCTCCAG aAACTCTCAGACCTGGTGAGCAGAGACACGCGGCTTTGCCTCCTGCTGCGGGAGCAGTGGCCGGAGAGGCGGCGACACCACAG GTTGGAAAATGGCTGTGGGAATGCATCTCCTCAGATGAAG accAGGAACATGCCCGTTTGGCTCCCCGGCCAggaccagcccctccccagcaggAACTGTGCCATTCGAGCTGGGGACAAAG TCCCCTATGACATTTGCCGACCGGACCACTCTGTGCTGACCCTGAAGCTGCCTGTGACGGCCTCCGTGAGAGAGGTGATGGCAGCATTGGCCCAGGAGGATGGCTGGACCAAGGGGCAGGTGCTGGTGAAGGTCAACTCTGCAGGTG ATGCCATTGGCCTGCAGCCAGAGGCCCGTGGTGTGGCCACATCCCTGGGGCTCAATGAGCGGCTCTTTGTTGTCAACCCACAGGAAGTGCACGAGCTG ACCCCACACCCCGAGCAGCTGGGGCCTACTATGGGCTCTGCGGAAGGGCTGGACCTGGTGAGTGCCAAGGACCTGGCGGGCCAGCTGACAGACCACGACTGGAGCCTCTTCAACAGTATCCACCAG gtAGAGCTGATCCACTACGTGCTGGGCCCCCAGCACCTGCGGGACGTGACCACGGCCAACCTGGAGCGTTTCATGCGCCGCTTCAATGAGCTCCAGTATTGGGTGGCCACGGAGCTGTGTCTCTGCCCTGTGCCGGGCCTGCGGGCCCAGCTGCTCAGGAAGTTCATCAAGCTGGCCGCCCA CCTCAAGGAGCAAAAGAATCTCAATTCCTTCTTTGCCGTCATGTTTGGCCTCAGCAACTCGGCCATCAGCCGCCTGGCCCACACCTGGGAG CGGCTGCCGCACAAAGTCCGGAAGCTGTACTCGGCCCTCGAGAGGTTGCTG GACCCTTCGTGGAACCACCGAGTCTATCGCTTGGCCCTCACCAAGCTCTCCCCTCCCATCATCCCCTTCATGCCTCTTCTTCTCAAAG ACATGACCTTCATCCATGAAGGAAACCACACACTGGTAGAGAATCTCATCAACTTTGAAAAGATG AGAATGATGGCCAGAGCTGTGCGGATGTTGCAACACTGCCGAAGCCACAGCAATG TGCCACTGTCGCCACTCAGAAGCCGCGTATCCCACCTCCATGAGGACAGCCAGGTGGCGAGGATGTCCACGT GCTCCGAGCAGTCCCTGAGCACCCGCAGTCCGGCCAGCCCCTGGGCTTATGTCCAGCAGCTGAAGGTCATCGACAACCAGCGGGAACTGTCCCGCCTCTCCCGGGAGCTGGAGCCGTGa
- the RAPGEF3 gene encoding rap guanine nucleotide exchange factor 3 isoform X2: MAFWPWALGSNPGAKLWESARCCWMKVPFTMDRDTQFYRFPGPEPETAGVRELEEELVEAVALLSQRGPDALLTVALRKPPGQRTDEELDLIFEELLHIKAVAHLSNSVKRELAAVLLFEPHSKAGTVLFSQGDKGTSWYIIWKGSVNVVTHGKGLVTTLHEGDDFGQLALVNDAPRAATIILREDNCHFLRVDKQDFNRIIKDVEAKTMRLEEHGKVVLVLERASQGAGPSRPPTPGRNRYTVMSGTPEKILELLLEAMRPDSSTHDPTETFLSDFLLTYSVFMPSAQLCAALLHHFHAEPSGGSEQENSTYICNKRQQILRLVSQWMALYGPMLHADPVATSFLQKLSDLVSRDTRLCLLLREQWPERRRHHRLENGCGNASPQMKTRNMPVWLPGQDQPLPSRNCAIRAGDKVPYDICRPDHSVLTLKLPVTASVREVMAALAQEDGWTKGQVLVKVNSAGDAIGLQPEARGVATSLGLNERLFVVNPQEVHELTPHPEQLGPTMGSAEGLDLVSAKDLAGQLTDHDWSLFNSIHQVELIHYVLGPQHLRDVTTANLERFMRRFNELQYWVATELCLCPVPGLRAQLLRKFIKLAAHLKEQKNLNSFFAVMFGLSNSAISRLAHTWERLPHKVRKLYSALERLLDPSWNHRVYRLALTKLSPPIIPFMPLLLKDMTFIHEGNHTLVENLINFEKMRMMARAVRMLQHCRSHSNVPLSPLRSRVSHLHEDSQVARMSTCSEQSLSTRSPASPWAYVQQLKVIDNQRELSRLSRELEP; the protein is encoded by the exons ATGGCATTTTGGCCCTGGGCCTTGGGGTCCAATCCCGGAGCCAAGCTGTGGGAATCTGCCAGGTGCTGCTGGATGAAGGTGCCCTTTACCATG GACCGAGATACCCAATTCTACCGTTTCCCCGGGCCGGAGCCAGAGACCGCAGGTGTccgggagctggaggaggagctggtgGAGGCCGTGGCCCTGCTGTCCCAGCGGGGGCCTGACGCCCTGCTCACTGTGGCACTCCGCAAGCC CCCGGGTCAGCGCACAGACGAGGAGCTGGACCTCATCTTTGAGGAGCTCCTGCACATCAAGGCTGTGGCCCACCTCTCAAACTCG gTAAAGCGGGAATTAGCAGCAGTTCTTCTCTTTGAACCACACAGCAAAGCGGGGACTGTGT TGTTCAGCCAGGGAGACAAGGGCACCTCGTGGTACATTATCTGGAAAGGATCGGTCAATGTGGTGACCCATGGCAAG GGGCTGGTGACCACACTGCACGAGGGAGATGACTTTGGACAGCTGGCACTGGTCAATGATGCACCCCGGGCAGCCACCATCATCCTGAGAGAAGACAACTGTCATTTTCTCCGCGTGGACAAGCAGGACTTCAACCGTATCATCAAG GATGTGGAGGCGAAGACCATGAGGCTAGAAGAACATGGCAAAGTGGTGTTGGTCCTGGAGAGAGCCTCTCAGGGAGCTGGTCCTTCTCGCCCTCCAACCCCAGGCAGGAACCG GTATACTGTGATGTCTGGCACCCCAGAGAAGATCCTAGAACTACTGTTGGAGGCCATGCGACCTGATTCCAGCACTCATGACCCAACAG AGACCTTCCTCAGTGACTTCCTCCTGACCTACAGCGTCTTCATGCCCAGTGCCCAGCTCTGTGCTGCCCTTCTTCACCA CTTCCACGCGGAGCCCTCAGGGGGCAGCGAGCAGGAGAACAGCACCTACATCTGTAACAAGAGGCAGCAGATCCTGCGACTGGTCAGCCAGTGGATGGCCCTCTATGGCCCCATGCTCCACGCGGACCCGGTGGCCACCAGCTTTCTCCAG aAACTCTCAGACCTGGTGAGCAGAGACACGCGGCTTTGCCTCCTGCTGCGGGAGCAGTGGCCGGAGAGGCGGCGACACCACAG GTTGGAAAATGGCTGTGGGAATGCATCTCCTCAGATGAAG accAGGAACATGCCCGTTTGGCTCCCCGGCCAggaccagcccctccccagcaggAACTGTGCCATTCGAGCTGGGGACAAAG TCCCCTATGACATTTGCCGACCGGACCACTCTGTGCTGACCCTGAAGCTGCCTGTGACGGCCTCCGTGAGAGAGGTGATGGCAGCATTGGCCCAGGAGGATGGCTGGACCAAGGGGCAGGTGCTGGTGAAGGTCAACTCTGCAGGTG ATGCCATTGGCCTGCAGCCAGAGGCCCGTGGTGTGGCCACATCCCTGGGGCTCAATGAGCGGCTCTTTGTTGTCAACCCACAGGAAGTGCACGAGCTG ACCCCACACCCCGAGCAGCTGGGGCCTACTATGGGCTCTGCGGAAGGGCTGGACCTGGTGAGTGCCAAGGACCTGGCGGGCCAGCTGACAGACCACGACTGGAGCCTCTTCAACAGTATCCACCAG gtAGAGCTGATCCACTACGTGCTGGGCCCCCAGCACCTGCGGGACGTGACCACGGCCAACCTGGAGCGTTTCATGCGCCGCTTCAATGAGCTCCAGTATTGGGTGGCCACGGAGCTGTGTCTCTGCCCTGTGCCGGGCCTGCGGGCCCAGCTGCTCAGGAAGTTCATCAAGCTGGCCGCCCA CCTCAAGGAGCAAAAGAATCTCAATTCCTTCTTTGCCGTCATGTTTGGCCTCAGCAACTCGGCCATCAGCCGCCTGGCCCACACCTGGGAG CGGCTGCCGCACAAAGTCCGGAAGCTGTACTCGGCCCTCGAGAGGTTGCTG GACCCTTCGTGGAACCACCGAGTCTATCGCTTGGCCCTCACCAAGCTCTCCCCTCCCATCATCCCCTTCATGCCTCTTCTTCTCAAAG ACATGACCTTCATCCATGAAGGAAACCACACACTGGTAGAGAATCTCATCAACTTTGAAAAGATG AGAATGATGGCCAGAGCTGTGCGGATGTTGCAACACTGCCGAAGCCACAGCAATG TGCCACTGTCGCCACTCAGAAGCCGCGTATCCCACCTCCATGAGGACAGCCAGGTGGCGAGGATGTCCACGT GCTCCGAGCAGTCCCTGAGCACCCGCAGTCCGGCCAGCCCCTGGGCTTATGTCCAGCAGCTGAAGGTCATCGACAACCAGCGGGAACTGTCCCGCCTCTCCCGGGAGCTGGAGCCGTGa